The following coding sequences lie in one Candidatus Promineifilum breve genomic window:
- a CDS encoding helix-turn-helix domain-containing protein, giving the protein MKKKYLTIKELANAIGVAPATVTKWIRDGKVIAYQVGPYELSPYRIPASEAERVIREYGPPVESKPTPA; this is encoded by the coding sequence ATGAAAAAGAAATATCTAACGATTAAGGAATTGGCAAATGCAATTGGCGTTGCCCCGGCGACGGTGACAAAGTGGATCAGGGATGGTAAGGTGATAGCCTACCAGGTGGGGCCGTATGAGCTATCACCTTATCGCATCCCGGCCAGCGAAGCCGAGCGCGTCATCCGTGAATACGGCCCGCCCGTAGAATCTAAACCTACCCCCGCATAA